A stretch of Schistocerca cancellata isolate TAMUIC-IGC-003103 chromosome 3, iqSchCanc2.1, whole genome shotgun sequence DNA encodes these proteins:
- the LOC126176900 gene encoding methylmalonyl-CoA decarboxylase subunit gamma-like, whose translation MNKYFALFVVLAALVAVSVAVPYPAPYPVAAPAAAPAAAAPAPAGKESLKGQEAVYVGYAGYPYLYGAPVAYLG comes from the exons ATGAACAAGTACTTC GCTCTATTCGTGGTGTTGGCGGCCCTGGTGGCTGTGAGCGTGGCCGTGCCGTACCCCGCGCCGTACCCggtggccgcccccgccgccgcccccgccgccgccgcccccgcgcccgccggCAAGGAGTCGCTCAAGGGCCAGGAGGCGGTGTACGTGGGCTACGCCGGCTACCCCTACCTGTACGGCGCGCCCGTCGCATACCTGGGCTGA